The DNA sequence ACTGAAATTTTCTGAACTAAATTTCTGGTGTGAAATCTCTCAGGGTAATTTCTATTTTTGAATTGAACGAAATATTTCTAAACTTTTAAAGCTCCGCTGCCAGAAAGGGAGTTGGTATTTAGCCACCCGTGATATCAGCTTCCTGCAGCCGGGGCTTTTTATTTTATCAAAAGCATTTTCTTCGATTCAACAAAATTTGCTGCTTGAATAGTATAAATATAAACTCCGCTTGATAAGTTGTTTGCATTAAAATTAATTTCATATTTACCGGCAGGTTTTTCTTCATTAACAAGTATGGCAATTTCATTACCGAGAATATCAAAAACTTTTAGAGTCACATTTCCGCCCGTTGACAAAAAGTAACTTATTTTGGTTGATGGATTGAAAGGGTTTGGATAATTCTGTTCGAGACTGTACTCGTCAGCGATAAATTCGTTAGCAACCTCACTTACTATACAATCAAATTCATCCGCACCGATATCAGGAGTTTGTAAATTTCTTTGTTCGCCATCAATATCCATTGTGATTCCGGAGATTGGTGTGCCTGTCATTTCGATGCATACATTTTGCCTTCTGTCAATATGGAGATCCGGGTTTGCAAAAGTAGTCAGAGAATTAAAACTATGGATATCCATTCCTGCAGACTGCCATTCTGATAATGTTTTATGATGGATGCCGTTTTTTCCTGCGAGAAAATTATTCTGATTGTCTCCAACATAAAGATCATTATAATCTGAAACTAGACTGCCTGAACCACAATCATTTAAAGCAAATGAATAATACGGTGATTCATCCCTGGTATTTATTAATATATTATTCTTCGCGATGATATTTGAGCAGTTGTTTGCAATAAACAATGAGGCAGAACCATACTTATTATTTCCAGTTCCTGTCAAGTAAACTGAGTTGTGATAGACCTTCGCAAAATCCTGATTCCTTAATTGAATACCGCTCACGGAAGCACTTGGCGCAGAAGATTTACTTTGGATGTCATAAATCATATTGTTGTAAACAGTGTTAATACATCCTTTAAATGATGAAGTACCATTTAAGATAATTCCGATTCCACCATAGTAACCATCATCTACTGAAATATTATGAACAATATTATTTCG is a window from the bacterium genome containing:
- a CDS encoding T9SS type A sorting domain-containing protein — its product is MDIHSFNSLTTFANPDLHIDRRQNVCIEMTGTPISGITMDIDGEQRNLQTPDIGADEFDCIVSEVANEFIADEYSLEQNYPNPFNPSTKISYFLSTGGNVTLKVFDILGNEIAILVNEEKPAGKYEINFNANNLSSGVYIYTIQAANFVESKKMLLIK